In Quercus robur chromosome 10, dhQueRobu3.1, whole genome shotgun sequence, a genomic segment contains:
- the LOC126704231 gene encoding zinc finger BED domain-containing protein RICESLEEPER 2-like, with amino-acid sequence MDSSISTQADGAAATQADGAAASQADGATATATATQEAAAATQAEAIDGELPLVPPSVVSKTGTGSGRKKSLAWNHFEKVKVDDGVTMAVCNYCKKSYLADSKSCGTSNLLAHVTICPKNPNREDKGQKTLAFEPKNDGDEGFKLVSTTFSVEASRKALAEMIIIDELPFRCVEGYGFKKYVTTLQPKLRVKDIPSRQTVARDVIGIYNSEREKLRKSLMGCRVCLTMDTWTSLQNLNYMCLTCHFIDDTWKLHKRILNFCQVEDHKGETIGRKIEMSLREWGIDGIFTLTVDNASSNLTTVKFLQRVTKDWNGTVLGNELMHMRCCAHILNLIVGEGLKEIDASVGRVREAVRYVKSSPNRNQTFRNFMERLGMESKSLLCLDVPTRWNSTYLMLETAKKFEKVFLRMDFEDDGYSSYFRSKEDSGGLGSPCMSDFQNCRAFVTFLRLFYNATKKISGSLYVTSNAFFDEIFVIQEMGSVMVDKVKALLMKLYNFFCSVNSPNVEEPSGGERTPMVVGDASDPYVMVHSRYELFLEAEQSIGCSNEVDKYLAENCDGRRDGNFEVLGWWKDNSNSFNCCI; translated from the exons ATGGATTCCTCCATTTCTACACAAGCGGATGGTGCTGCTGCCACCCAAGCGGATGGTGCTGCTGCCTCCCAAGCAGATGGTGCTACTGCCACTGCCACTGCCACCCAAGAGGCTGCTGCTGCAACCCAAGCTGAAGCTATTGATGGTGAGTTGCCCCTAGTTCCACCTAGTGTAGTGAGTAAGACTGGTACTGGTAGTGGTAGGAAAAAGTCTTTAGCTTGGaatcattttgaaaaagtaaaggtAGATGATGGTGTCACTATGGCTGTAtgtaattattgtaaaaaatcatatctgGCTGATAGTAAGAGTTGTGGTACTAGTAATTTATTAGCTCATGTGACAATCTGTCCTAAGAACCCTAATAGAGAAGATAAAGGGCAGAAAACCTTGgcttttgaacccaaaaatgaTGGAGATGAAGGGTTCAAACTTGTGTCAACAACTTTTTCTGTTGAGGCGTCTAGAAAGGCACTAGCTGAAATGATAATAATTGATGAGTTGCCTTTTAGGTGTGTTGAGGGTTATGGGTTTAAGAAATATGTAACTACGTTACAACCTAAGCTTCGTGTAAAAGATATTCCATCTCGACAAACTGTGGCTAGAGATGTAATTGGAATTTataatagtgagagagagaagctgaGGAAATCCTTGATGGGTTGTAGGGTCTGTCTTACTATGGACACATGGACTTCTttacaaaatttgaattatatgtGTCTCACATGTCACTTTATTGATGATACTTGGAAGTTgcataaaagaattttaaatttttgtcaagttgaaGATCATAAGGGGGAGACTATAGGTAGGAAGATTGAGATGTCTTTGCGTGAGTGGGGTATTGATGGCATATTCACTTTGACAGTGGATAATGCTAGTTCCAATTTAACCACAGTTAAATTTTTACAAAGGGTAACAAAAGATTGGAATGGGACAGTTTTAGGAAATGAGTTAATGCACATGAGGTGTTGTGCCCATATCCTAAATCTAATTGTTGGGGAGggtttgaaagaaattgatgCATCTGTTGGTAGGGTGCGTGAAGCTGTGAGGTATGTGAAGTCCTCGCCTAATAGAAATCAAACCTTTAGGAATTTTATGGAGAGGTTAGGTATGGAGTCCAAGAGTCTTCTTTGTTTAGATGTACCTACTAGGTGGAACTCAACTTACCTTATGTTAGAAACAGCTAAAAAATTCGAGAAAGTATTCCTTAGGATGGACTTTGAAGATGATGGTTATTCATCATATTTTAGGAGCAAGGAAGATAGTGGTGGTTTGGGATCTCCTTGTATGAGTGATTTCCAAAATTGTAGGGCATTTGTGACTTTTTTGAGGCTTTTTTacaatgcaacaaaaaaaatttctggctcTTTGTATGTGACCTCAAATGCCTTTTTTGATGAAATCTTTGTTATTCAGGAGA TGGGGAGTGTGATGGTTGATAAGGTGAAAGCTCTTTTGATgaagttgtataattttttctgTTCTGTTAATTCCCCAAATGTGGAAGAACCAAGTGGGGGTGAGAGGACACCAATGGTGGTGGGTGATGCAAGTGATCCATATGTGATGGTTCACTCTCGGTATGAGCTTTTCTTAGAAGCTGAGCAATCTATAGGTTGTAGTAATGAGGTTGACAAGTATTTAGCTGAAAATTGTGATGGTAGAAGGGATGGGAATTTTGAGGTGTTGGGGTGGTGGAAGGACAATTCTAATAG TTTCAACTGTTGCATCTGA